One part of the Raphanus sativus cultivar WK10039 chromosome 7, ASM80110v3, whole genome shotgun sequence genome encodes these proteins:
- the LOC108816051 gene encoding E3 ubiquitin-protein ligase SGR9, amyloplastic — MEEESTTIIMTSLSTLSPSHLTSLTHTILSISHHHRRRLTSVLSSPTLFSLTLRHLLSLSLPQKTLLIATHLLSLLHPLLLHRNHHHSLPSSAAFMKLRDLDAVVLLLFLCETHQLDPDVLEASADNWREILGAMCSDTMLNSISGLWTCDAGILMPYIETLVRCKRFVDIMGGYNHLRRLRGEKEGYEIPAARAAVVALRAVEVSNATGLNSGEVECVICKEEMSEGRDVCEMPCQHLFHWKCILPWLSKRNTCPFCRFQLPTDDVFSEIQRLWEILVKTTELHVTHVLSNT; from the coding sequence ATGGAAGAAGAAAGCACCACGATCATCATGACGTCACTCTCTACTCTTTCTCCTTCACACCTCACGAGTCTTACTCACACCATTCTTTCTATCTCCCACCACCATCGCCGTCGTCTCACCTCAGTCCTCTCCTCTCCGACGCTTTTCTCCCTCACTCTCCGCCACCTCCTTTCTCTCTCCCTTCCTCAGAAAACCCTCCTCATCGCTACTCACCTCCTTTCTCTTCTCCACCCTCTCCTACTCCACCGCAACCACCACCACTCTCTCCCTTCCTCTGCTGCCTTTATGAAGCTCCGGGACCTCGACGCGGTTGTGCTTCTCCTCTTTCTCTGCGAAACGCACCAGCTAGATCCAGATGTTCTAGAAGCTTCAGCTGATAACTGGCGGGAAATCCTCGGCGCTATGTGCTCTGACACTATGTTAAACAGTATATCCGGTCTATGGACATGCGACGCCGGAATCCTGATGCCTTACATAGAAACCCTAGTTAGATGCAAAAGATTCGTCGACATAATGGGAGGCTACAACCACCTTCGTCGTCTAAGAGGAGAGAAAGAAGGATATGAGATCCCAGCTGCTAGAGCGGCTGTGGTGGCGCTACGTGCGGTTGAGGTGTCTAACGCAACCGGTTTGAATTCCGGAGAAGTAGAATGCGTGATATGCAAGGAAGAGATGAGCGAAGGAAGAGATGTTTGTGAAATGCCATGTCAGCATTTGTTCCACTGGAAGTGTATCTTGCCATGGCTTAGCAAGAGGAACACGTGTCCTTTCTGTAGGTTTCAGCTTCCCACCGACGATGTCTTCTCCGAGATCCAACGTCTATGGGAGATCCTCGTCAAGACCACTGAGTTACACGTGACTCACGTGTTATCAAACACGTGA